In Candidatus Epulonipiscium viviparus, one DNA window encodes the following:
- a CDS encoding cysteine-rich small domain-containing protein yields the protein MEVSLLSAYKQFQNSKCEFFPCHKVSNEQAFNCFFCYCPLYLLKEDCGGDFAYTASGIKDCSNCTKPHDEGGYDYVQSKIRLVIDRAKK from the coding sequence ATGGAGGTGAGTTTATTGTCGGCATACAAACAATTTCAAAACTCAAAGTGTGAATTTTTTCCCTGCCACAAAGTTTCTAATGAGCAGGCTTTTAACTGTTTCTTTTGCTATTGTCCCCTATATTTATTAAAAGAAGATTGCGGCGGCGATTTTGCATATACCGCAAGCGGCATAAAAGACTGCTCTAACTGTACCAAACCCCACGACGAAGGTGGCTACGACTATGTTCAAAGCAAAATACGATTGGTCATCGACCGTGCCAAAAAGTAA
- a CDS encoding cofactor-independent phosphoglycerate mutase: MKYLILVVDGAADYKIESLGNKTPLEVANLTNINSIAAVGEVGLVQTIPEGIAPGSDAANLAIMGFDPRVYLTGRAPLEAASMGIEMSDSDVAFRCNVVTLAGAGAYEELEMVDHSAGDISTEEARELIRAIDAHFDKAKFYPGVSYRHCMIVDKGDDKTVLTPPHDILTKVIGEYLPANKEIREMMKESYELLSAHSVNIARVEKGLNPANSIWIWGQGKKPQLASFYEKYGVKGVTISAVDLIKGIGVCAGLEAIDVVGATGTLHTNYVGKALAAIRAFEDGNDFVYLHVEGPDECSHQGDLDGKIKSLEEIDAKILKPILDYFLASGEDYRVLVLPDHETPVSMRTHASGAVPYVLYDSTAKKETDNAKVFTEAEATKSGRFFENGYQLADYFFAVK; encoded by the coding sequence ATGAAATATTTGATTTTGGTTGTTGATGGAGCGGCAGATTACAAGATTGAGAGTTTGGGAAATAAGACACCACTGGAGGTGGCAAACTTAACGAATATAAATTCGATAGCAGCAGTGGGAGAAGTCGGGTTAGTGCAAACTATCCCCGAAGGCATTGCACCAGGAAGCGACGCTGCAAACCTAGCGATTATGGGGTTTGATCCGCGAGTGTATTTAACGGGGAGGGCGCCACTAGAGGCTGCGAGCATGGGGATTGAGATGTCGGATTCTGATGTGGCATTTAGATGTAATGTGGTAACGCTAGCAGGAGCGGGTGCGTATGAAGAGTTGGAGATGGTTGACCATAGTGCGGGAGATATTTCCACAGAGGAAGCGAGAGAGTTGATCAGGGCGATTGATGCGCATTTTGATAAGGCAAAGTTTTATCCTGGAGTTAGCTATAGGCATTGCATGATTGTGGACAAGGGGGATGATAAAACAGTGCTCACGCCACCGCATGATATATTGACGAAGGTGATAGGGGAATATTTGCCGGCGAACAAAGAGATTAGAGAGATGATGAAGGAAAGTTACGAGTTGTTATCTGCGCATTCTGTAAATATTGCACGAGTGGAGAAGGGATTGAATCCTGCAAACTCAATTTGGATTTGGGGGCAGGGTAAGAAGCCGCAGTTGGCATCGTTTTATGAAAAATATGGAGTGAAGGGTGTTACAATATCTGCAGTAGATTTGATAAAAGGAATCGGAGTCTGCGCGGGATTGGAGGCAATAGATGTGGTGGGGGCAACGGGAACACTGCATACAAATTATGTTGGAAAGGCGTTGGCTGCAATACGAGCATTTGAAGATGGGAACGACTTTGTGTATTTGCATGTGGAGGGGCCAGACGAGTGTTCGCATCAGGGAGATTTGGATGGGAAAATTAAGTCGCTCGAGGAGATTGATGCAAAGATTTTGAAACCGATATTGGATTACTTTTTGGCATCTGGAGAGGATTACCGAGTTTTGGTATTGCCAGATCATGAGACGCCGGTGAGTATGAGGACTCATGCAAGCGGAGCGGTGCCGTATGTATTATATGATAGCACGGCAAAGAAGGAAACTGATAATGCAAAGGTATTTACAGAAGCTGAAGCAACAAAGTCGGGGCGATTTTTTGAAAATGGGTATCAGTTGGCGGATTATTTCTTTGCCGTTAAATAA